One region of Permianibacter fluminis genomic DNA includes:
- a CDS encoding DegT/DnrJ/EryC1/StrS aminotransferase family protein, translating into MSKAIGGFFQLETAAQRPDSLWQHWLPADTVAVLTRYNARSAMHARLLALDCRRCWLPAYSCTALADAVPVTTETLFYPQDESLAPTAELFAQLQADDAVLVINYFGMPPTAATLARIQQHRHCHWFEDRAHSLAAGDSAWGDDVLYSPRKLCGVPDGGLLFARSRPTQIPGPASLPPPDHFAEPALLRLQEQVDSSTSHSFARYQQIEQAMRADDRAMSELSSAMLQSLPWRPLVQQRRQNYQFLQQQLVGISWLGELGEHTPSHFVIRHPDVEHLTNRLHQQKIYGQRHWRELAAPATFTQAHDLGQQLLSLPCDHRYDLDDMAAIVRALEPLL; encoded by the coding sequence GTGAGCAAAGCCATTGGCGGATTCTTTCAGCTTGAAACCGCGGCCCAGCGCCCGGATAGTCTTTGGCAACACTGGCTACCCGCAGATACGGTTGCTGTGCTGACTCGGTATAACGCCCGCTCAGCAATGCATGCTCGTCTGCTGGCGCTCGACTGTCGGCGCTGCTGGCTACCGGCGTATAGCTGCACAGCATTGGCCGACGCGGTGCCGGTCACAACCGAGACCTTGTTCTACCCGCAGGACGAATCGCTGGCGCCAACCGCGGAACTCTTTGCCCAGCTGCAAGCCGATGACGCCGTGCTGGTCATCAACTATTTTGGCATGCCACCAACGGCAGCCACGTTGGCCCGTATACAACAGCACCGTCATTGTCATTGGTTTGAAGACCGCGCCCACAGCCTTGCGGCCGGCGACAGCGCCTGGGGCGACGACGTGCTGTACTCACCGCGCAAACTCTGCGGCGTTCCGGACGGCGGTTTGCTATTTGCGCGCAGCAGACCGACGCAGATCCCGGGCCCGGCCAGTTTGCCGCCACCGGATCATTTCGCGGAGCCGGCCTTGCTGCGTCTGCAGGAGCAAGTCGATTCTTCTACCTCGCACAGCTTTGCCCGGTATCAGCAGATCGAGCAGGCGATGCGCGCGGATGACCGCGCAATGAGCGAACTCAGCAGCGCCATGCTGCAGTCGCTGCCGTGGCGGCCACTGGTGCAGCAGCGCCGACAAAATTACCAGTTTCTGCAGCAGCAGCTGGTCGGCATCAGCTGGCTGGGTGAGCTCGGTGAGCACACGCCGTCTCACTTTGTCATTCGGCATCCAGATGTCGAGCATCTGACCAACCGTTTGCATCAGCAAAAGATTTACGGCCAGCGTCATTGGCGCGAATTGGCGGCCCCGGCAACATTCACCCAAGCCCATGATCTGGGCCAACAACTGCTCAGCCTGCCCTGCGATCACCGTTACGATCTCGACGATATGGCGGCGATTGTGCGCGCGCTGGAGCCGCTGCTATGA
- a CDS encoding GNAT family N-acetyltransferase produces MNIHGKKVLIRAIEETDLELLHRWANDPAIWYQLGGWHFPSNRHEQQKWFESLSSNSTQQRFAITTEEHGLIGTTNLVDIDWKNNHAFHGMMLGDKDIRGKGYGIDSIMAIMRYAFEELHLARLDGSMIEYNQISLNIYLNRCGWIVEGRQRNWYYRQDRYWDRILVGITREDYLALIRSNNYWTR; encoded by the coding sequence ATGAACATTCATGGCAAAAAAGTGCTGATCCGGGCCATCGAAGAAACCGATCTGGAGCTGCTTCATCGCTGGGCCAATGATCCGGCTATCTGGTATCAGCTTGGCGGCTGGCATTTCCCCAGCAACCGTCATGAACAACAGAAATGGTTCGAATCGCTTTCGTCCAACAGCACCCAGCAACGGTTTGCCATCACAACCGAGGAGCATGGCCTGATTGGCACCACCAATCTGGTGGATATCGACTGGAAAAACAATCACGCCTTTCACGGCATGATGCTCGGTGACAAGGACATTCGCGGCAAAGGCTATGGCATTGATTCCATCATGGCGATCATGCGCTATGCCTTTGAAGAGCTGCATCTGGCCAGACTGGATGGTTCAATGATTGAATACAACCAGATCTCGCTGAACATCTACCTGAATCGCTGCGGCTGGATTGTCGAAGGCCGGCAACGAAACTGGTATTACCGCCAAGACCGTTACTGGGATCGCATTTTGGTAGGGATAACCCGTGAAGACTATCTTGCGCTCATTC